Proteins encoded in a region of the Mycolicibacterium neoaurum genome:
- a CDS encoding DUF222 domain-containing protein — protein sequence MYVRIMTAAAEVMAAMAGLRAALDAFADRDLGALSGDELVTLIDEYETLTCRLPAQGHRLLNQLQQETSAREMGAKSWNAVLRIRWRLSSAEAGRRLHEAAVLGPRRALTGEPLPPLLPVVAAAQAGGLITAEHVRVLRDAMADLPGFVGLAERQTFEADLVELAVGVGPKELKDAAALKLFLLDQDGPLPDDAERQRSRGVAIGAQRRDGMAVITGSLTPEAAAVWEPLLARFAAPGMCNPDDEQPCTSGTPTQAQIDNDHRTVAQRTHDAMIAVGRIALMTDLGQLNGLPVSVIIRTTLQDLESRAGVGVSGGGTTLPIRDVIRMGGHANHYLAIFDGATGAALNYFRARRTASPAQRIMLIARDGGCTKPCCTAGAYRCQVHHGDRDFAEGGYTNVDDLTLACGCDNRMVRPGGYTTMFNGRNECEWHPPVALDHGQSRINYFHRPELLIRGAQSARCSSPDRRIDDIRVGDFLTDDTGQFGSVERDDLAFIDAYPDDDELSDEQVLVQFRRITEDADFWSWAATDHERGSTGLRGP from the coding sequence ATGTATGTTCGTATCATGACGGCGGCGGCGGAGGTGATGGCAGCGATGGCGGGTCTGCGGGCCGCCCTCGATGCGTTCGCCGATCGCGACCTCGGTGCGTTGTCAGGTGATGAGTTGGTCACGCTGATCGACGAGTACGAGACGCTGACCTGCCGACTACCTGCCCAAGGGCATCGGCTGCTGAACCAACTGCAGCAGGAGACGAGCGCAAGGGAGATGGGCGCCAAATCCTGGAACGCCGTGCTGCGGATCCGGTGGCGTCTGTCGTCCGCCGAAGCGGGCCGGCGTCTGCACGAGGCCGCGGTGTTGGGGCCCCGCCGCGCGTTGACCGGTGAGCCCCTGCCCCCGCTCCTTCCCGTGGTGGCGGCTGCGCAGGCCGGCGGATTGATCACCGCCGAGCATGTCAGGGTGCTGCGCGACGCCATGGCCGACCTGCCCGGGTTCGTCGGTCTCGCCGAACGACAGACGTTCGAAGCCGACTTGGTGGAATTGGCGGTCGGGGTAGGTCCGAAGGAACTCAAGGACGCCGCCGCCCTGAAACTGTTCCTACTCGATCAGGACGGGCCCCTTCCCGATGACGCCGAACGCCAACGCAGCCGAGGTGTCGCAATCGGGGCGCAACGTCGCGACGGCATGGCCGTGATCACCGGATCACTGACCCCGGAAGCGGCCGCGGTGTGGGAACCGCTGCTGGCGCGCTTCGCCGCGCCGGGCATGTGTAACCCCGACGATGAACAGCCGTGCACCAGCGGTACGCCCACTCAGGCTCAGATCGACAATGATCACCGCACCGTCGCCCAACGCACCCATGACGCGATGATCGCGGTCGGACGGATCGCGTTGATGACGGATCTGGGCCAACTCAACGGACTACCCGTGTCGGTCATCATCCGCACCACGTTGCAGGACTTGGAATCCCGCGCCGGGGTCGGTGTATCCGGCGGTGGCACGACACTCCCGATCCGCGACGTCATTCGCATGGGCGGGCACGCGAACCACTACCTGGCGATCTTCGATGGGGCCACCGGTGCCGCGTTGAACTATTTCCGAGCCCGGCGCACCGCCAGTCCGGCCCAGCGGATCATGCTGATCGCTCGCGACGGCGGCTGCACCAAACCGTGCTGCACGGCCGGGGCGTACCGCTGCCAGGTCCACCATGGAGACCGTGATTTCGCCGAGGGTGGTTATACGAACGTCGACGATCTGACCCTGGCATGCGGGTGTGACAACCGCATGGTGCGCCCGGGTGGCTACACCACCATGTTCAACGGTCGCAACGAATGCGAATGGCATCCCCCGGTGGCGTTGGATCACGGACAATCTCGCATCAACTACTTCCATCGACCCGAACTGCTCATCCGGGGTGCGCAATCCGCACGGTGCAGCTCACCCGACAGAAGGATTGACGACATCCGAGTCGGTGACTTCCTCACTGATGACACGGGGCAGTTCGGCAGCGTCGAGCGCGACGACCTGGCCTTCATCGATGCCTACCCGGACGATGACGAGCTGTCCGATGAGCAGGTCCTCGTCCAGTTCCGCAGAATCACCGAAGATGCCGACTTCTGGAGCTGGGCCGCCACCGACCACGAGCGCGGCAGCACCGGGCTCCGCGGCCCGTGA
- a CDS encoding glycoside hydrolase family 6 protein, whose amino-acid sequence MSSAAGTAARWLAPFLALAAIAAIVGVGLPVVSTPQVRLAGEANPLAGRPFYVDPISKAMRAAQASPGNPQLDYVANTPQAYWLDQAFPASTVSGTVSKLVGAAQGAGATPVLAIYALPHRDCYSFAAGGFGSGDGYRQWIDAISAGLGGAPAAIIVEPDALAMADCLSGDQRQERFDLIRYAVDTLTRDPAAAVYIDAGHSRWVDAGEMANRLNQVGIERARGFSLNTTNYFTTEEQIGYGEAISGMTNGAHYVIDTSRNGNGPAPDSPLSWCNPPGRALGVPPTTATANPKIDAYLWVKRVGESDGSCDRGEPSAGTFVNQYAIDLARNAGK is encoded by the coding sequence ATGTCCTCTGCTGCTGGCACCGCCGCGCGGTGGCTTGCCCCCTTTCTCGCCCTCGCCGCGATAGCCGCCATCGTCGGTGTCGGCCTCCCCGTCGTCTCCACGCCCCAGGTGCGGTTGGCCGGCGAGGCCAACCCGCTTGCCGGTAGGCCCTTCTATGTCGACCCCATCTCCAAGGCGATGCGGGCCGCACAGGCGTCACCGGGCAACCCGCAGCTCGACTATGTGGCCAACACCCCGCAGGCCTACTGGCTGGACCAGGCCTTCCCCGCATCGACAGTGTCGGGAACGGTCAGCAAGCTCGTGGGTGCCGCACAGGGCGCCGGGGCCACACCGGTGCTCGCGATCTACGCGCTGCCGCACCGTGACTGCTACAGCTTCGCCGCCGGTGGGTTCGGCTCCGGCGACGGATACCGCCAGTGGATCGACGCCATTTCCGCGGGGCTCGGCGGCGCCCCGGCCGCCATCATCGTGGAGCCGGATGCGCTCGCGATGGCGGACTGCCTGTCCGGCGATCAACGCCAGGAGCGTTTCGACCTCATCCGGTACGCGGTGGACACCCTGACCCGGGATCCCGCGGCCGCGGTCTACATCGATGCCGGACACTCCCGGTGGGTCGACGCGGGCGAGATGGCCAACCGGCTCAACCAGGTCGGCATCGAGCGTGCGCGTGGGTTCAGCCTGAACACCACGAACTACTTCACCACCGAGGAACAGATCGGCTACGGCGAGGCCATCTCGGGGATGACCAACGGCGCCCACTACGTCATCGACACCTCCCGCAACGGGAACGGTCCGGCGCCGGACAGCCCGCTGAGTTGGTGCAACCCGCCCGGGCGCGCGCTGGGTGTGCCGCCGACGACCGCCACCGCCAACCCGAAGATCGACGCCTACCTGTGGGTCAAACGGGTCGGGGAATCCGACGGTTCGTGTGACCGCGGTGAGCCCAGCGCCGGGACCTTCGTGAACCAGTACGCCATCGACCTGGCCCGCAACGCCGGAAAGTAG
- a CDS encoding RES domain-containing protein has product METADRRAVCSAHVDEDFLRAHIRSGVSETHCSYCDGTGEEPFAVTWPVFVEALLVGVGVYYQPHTVPGDAVAAREVAVEISTAAGISHPRLVDDLVEVLDVTPGWMHREHRSGRGIEQLIYSWDAFKHIVKHEMRYFFATRSTGDSDEMTAGQVLEAVSDLGEHHPSVWPVPCPAPLFRARMAISHDEAASWHHAADLGPPPPERAAANRMSPAGISIFYGATDRATAIAEAGAHAAFRYVTTAEFTPTRQLRLIDLTNLPAVPSIFDISARQEFYVLRFLRMFIHDITLPVELDGREHIDYVPTQVFTEYFRFAFPDQVDGLMFPSAQGPGNNVAIFVGPDRCADVDAETEHTRLRMDPATLQVSRVVTVAR; this is encoded by the coding sequence GTGGAGACGGCCGATCGCCGGGCGGTGTGCTCGGCGCATGTGGACGAGGACTTCCTGCGCGCCCACATCCGCTCCGGCGTCTCCGAAACCCACTGCAGCTACTGCGACGGAACCGGTGAAGAGCCGTTCGCCGTCACCTGGCCGGTCTTCGTGGAGGCGCTGCTGGTCGGCGTCGGGGTGTACTACCAGCCCCACACCGTGCCGGGTGATGCCGTCGCGGCGCGTGAGGTCGCCGTCGAAATCTCTACCGCAGCAGGTATTTCGCACCCGCGCCTCGTCGACGACCTGGTCGAAGTGCTGGATGTGACCCCCGGCTGGATGCACCGGGAGCACCGCAGCGGGAGGGGAATCGAGCAGCTGATCTACAGCTGGGATGCGTTCAAACACATCGTGAAACACGAGATGAGGTACTTCTTCGCCACCCGCTCGACCGGCGATTCCGACGAGATGACCGCGGGCCAGGTGCTCGAAGCGGTCTCCGATCTCGGGGAACATCACCCGTCGGTCTGGCCGGTACCCTGCCCCGCACCGCTGTTCCGGGCGCGGATGGCGATATCGCACGACGAGGCCGCCTCTTGGCACCACGCCGCCGATCTCGGCCCGCCCCCGCCGGAACGGGCGGCCGCCAATCGGATGAGTCCGGCGGGCATCAGCATCTTCTACGGGGCGACCGATCGTGCCACCGCCATCGCCGAGGCCGGTGCGCACGCCGCCTTTCGGTACGTGACCACCGCCGAGTTCACACCGACTCGGCAACTGCGGCTCATCGACCTCACGAATCTGCCTGCGGTGCCCAGTATTTTCGACATCTCCGCCCGTCAAGAGTTCTATGTGCTGCGCTTCCTGCGGATGTTCATCCACGACATCACGCTGCCGGTGGAACTCGACGGCCGCGAACACATCGACTACGTACCCACACAGGTCTTCACCGAGTATTTCCGCTTCGCTTTCCCCGACCAGGTGGACGGCCTGATGTTTCCCAGCGCACAGGGGCCGGGTAACAACGTCGCCATCTTCGTCGGGCCGGACCGCTGCGCCGACGTCGATGCCGAAACCGAACACACCCGGCTCCGGATGGATCCCGCCACCCTCCAGGTGAGCCGCGTCGTGACGGTCGCCCGCTAA
- a CDS encoding pyridoxamine 5'-phosphate oxidase family protein, with translation MSTLTREDIVLLRRPLYGFLTVAGGPDPAQPRPVWYEYTDDGMIQLFTDARSVKVRRLRRDARASLVVTAPVGEREHWVSLAGSVDIHPDGAAELAARLAARYWDLQDPVRAQELAAMQSIELLRLVIHPDTIGRYAMG, from the coding sequence ATGAGCACCCTGACCCGAGAAGACATCGTCCTGCTGCGCCGACCGCTCTACGGATTCCTCACTGTCGCAGGCGGTCCCGACCCCGCGCAGCCACGACCGGTCTGGTATGAGTACACCGATGACGGCATGATCCAGCTGTTCACCGATGCCCGCTCGGTCAAGGTCCGCCGATTGCGGCGGGACGCCCGCGCCTCGCTCGTGGTCACCGCACCGGTCGGCGAGCGGGAACACTGGGTGTCGTTGGCAGGCAGCGTGGACATCCACCCCGATGGTGCGGCCGAGCTGGCGGCGAGACTGGCGGCCCGCTACTGGGATCTCCAGGATCCGGTCCGAGCCCAGGAACTGGCGGCGATGCAGTCGATCGAGCTGTTGCGCCTGGTCATCCACCCCGACACGATCGGCCGGTACGCAATGGGTTAG
- a CDS encoding NAD(P)H-binding protein: MSNDTILVLGATGKTGRRLLPRLRLLGVPVRAASRSSGTRFDWSAPDTWDDALADVGAIYLVAPPWPGPAADFLTRAEAAGVHRVTVLSGRGADLWGESAFGLDMRSAEAAARSSSLEWTILRPNNFAQNFDEDLFLAPLRAGELLLPAGDVPEPFIDVEDVADIAARVLTEPGHAGKVYELSGPEPMTFAAATELISRATGLPIAYKQVTTDEYVARLVESGTDEQTAEHVAAMFTLMADGGIADTTDGVAAVLGREPRGFTEYVTRAAAAGAWDR, translated from the coding sequence ATGAGCAACGACACGATCCTCGTACTCGGCGCCACCGGCAAGACCGGGCGCCGTCTCCTGCCGCGGTTACGACTGCTGGGTGTGCCGGTTCGGGCCGCCTCGCGATCCAGCGGCACACGTTTCGACTGGTCGGCACCCGACACCTGGGACGACGCGTTGGCCGACGTGGGTGCGATCTATCTCGTCGCGCCGCCATGGCCCGGACCGGCGGCCGACTTCCTCACCCGCGCTGAGGCGGCCGGGGTGCACCGGGTGACGGTGCTGTCCGGTCGCGGCGCCGACCTGTGGGGCGAGTCCGCCTTCGGACTGGATATGCGGTCCGCCGAGGCCGCCGCGCGAAGTTCCTCGCTGGAATGGACCATCCTGCGGCCCAACAATTTCGCGCAGAATTTCGACGAGGACCTGTTCCTGGCACCACTCCGGGCGGGCGAATTGCTGCTACCTGCCGGTGACGTACCCGAACCGTTCATCGACGTCGAGGACGTCGCCGACATCGCGGCGCGCGTGCTGACCGAACCCGGCCATGCCGGCAAGGTCTACGAGTTGAGCGGACCGGAGCCGATGACCTTCGCCGCAGCCACCGAATTGATCTCGCGGGCAACAGGTCTGCCGATCGCGTACAAGCAGGTGACCACCGACGAGTACGTCGCGAGGCTCGTGGAGTCCGGCACCGACGAACAGACCGCCGAGCATGTGGCGGCCATGTTCACCCTGATGGCCGATGGCGGGATCGCCGACACCACCGATGGGGTGGCCGCAGTGCTCGGACGCGAACCACGCGGTTTCACCGAGTACGTGACGCGTGCGGCCGCGGCGGGGGCGTGGGACCGATGA
- a CDS encoding AraC family transcriptional regulator, which translates to MDAFGDLFRGVRANGSLFGGSTLQPPWNLHFVDGAPLTLCTVLTGGGWIITASGATEPLRAGDTVIVRGPQTFTFVDDLDSTAELIECGTECAVPECGGTRYRLGWSDFVDRGVDATTAIVGAYPVRGEISRRLLDELPDVLRVPGGGEGDAVLEHLAAEVAIDAPGQQVVLDRLLDWMLVCTLRTWFDRPGGQPPAWWAAQRDPVVGDALRLIHDDPAAPWTVAALAERCGVARSTLAKRFADLVGEPPSSYLTTWRMTLAADLLIENGATVAEIARTVGYSDPFGFSSAFKRVRGVSPTEFRRALVHQPA; encoded by the coding sequence ATGGACGCCTTCGGAGACCTGTTTCGCGGGGTGCGCGCCAACGGCTCACTCTTCGGCGGGTCCACCTTGCAACCACCGTGGAATCTGCACTTCGTCGACGGTGCGCCGCTGACCCTGTGCACGGTGCTGACCGGGGGCGGCTGGATCATCACCGCCAGTGGGGCGACCGAACCCCTGCGAGCCGGCGATACCGTGATCGTCCGCGGCCCGCAGACCTTCACCTTCGTCGATGATCTCGACAGCACCGCCGAACTCATCGAATGTGGCACCGAATGCGCCGTGCCCGAATGTGGTGGCACCCGTTATCGATTGGGCTGGAGTGATTTCGTCGACCGCGGCGTGGACGCCACCACCGCGATCGTCGGCGCATACCCGGTGCGCGGCGAGATCAGCCGACGCCTTCTCGACGAGCTGCCCGACGTCTTGCGGGTACCGGGCGGGGGTGAGGGCGACGCAGTGCTCGAGCACTTGGCCGCCGAGGTCGCCATCGATGCCCCCGGCCAGCAGGTGGTGCTGGATCGGCTGTTGGACTGGATGCTGGTGTGCACCCTCCGGACGTGGTTCGACCGTCCCGGCGGGCAGCCGCCGGCGTGGTGGGCGGCCCAGCGTGACCCAGTGGTCGGCGATGCGTTGCGGCTCATCCACGACGATCCGGCGGCACCGTGGACGGTGGCTGCCCTGGCCGAACGTTGCGGCGTGGCCCGTTCGACGCTGGCCAAGCGATTCGCCGACCTCGTCGGTGAACCACCGTCGAGCTACCTCACGACATGGCGGATGACCCTGGCCGCCGACCTGTTGATCGAGAACGGGGCCACCGTGGCGGAGATTGCGCGCACGGTCGGTTACTCCGATCCGTTCGGATTCAGTTCCGCGTTCAAGAGGGTCCGGGGTGTCAGCCCCACCGAGTTCCGCCGGGCGTTGGTGCACCAACCGGCGTGA
- a CDS encoding cutinase family protein: MILRLGAAALMAATALAAAPTANAEPACADVHWIGAAGSGQRDGAQLVANAGMGDVVYASYQQLSNALAAGGRTMTAEAVQYPAAPVPLAGGLGGWMNFMDSVEDGTDATADQLEAYTARCPQSKVVLAGYSQGAMVVHRNLHDLADNPQVVAALLVADGDRLPADTTINLGSAAAAPGPGKGVAQEHSFLASTDTSPLDPRMGARTVSVCDVGDPVCDYNPDLEEIPASSIAIHTAYEPATSGPHAWGLPLYQLVMNSVSASAPSL; the protein is encoded by the coding sequence GTGATCCTCCGACTTGGGGCGGCCGCACTGATGGCCGCGACGGCGCTGGCCGCAGCGCCCACCGCCAATGCCGAGCCGGCCTGCGCCGATGTGCACTGGATCGGCGCCGCCGGTTCCGGTCAACGCGACGGCGCGCAGCTGGTGGCCAACGCCGGTATGGGTGACGTGGTGTACGCCTCCTACCAGCAACTCAGCAATGCGCTGGCGGCCGGCGGCCGCACCATGACCGCCGAAGCGGTGCAGTACCCGGCCGCGCCCGTACCGCTCGCCGGTGGGCTCGGTGGCTGGATGAACTTCATGGACAGTGTCGAAGACGGCACCGACGCGACCGCAGACCAACTCGAGGCCTATACGGCACGATGCCCGCAGTCGAAGGTGGTGCTGGCCGGTTACTCCCAGGGCGCCATGGTGGTCCACCGCAATCTGCATGACCTCGCCGACAATCCGCAGGTTGTCGCGGCGCTGCTGGTCGCCGACGGTGACAGGTTGCCCGCCGACACCACCATCAACCTCGGCTCGGCGGCCGCGGCGCCAGGCCCCGGCAAGGGCGTCGCGCAGGAGCATTCCTTCCTGGCCTCCACCGACACCTCGCCCCTTGACCCGCGGATGGGCGCCCGCACGGTGAGCGTGTGCGATGTGGGCGACCCGGTATGTGACTACAACCCCGACCTCGAGGAGATCCCCGCCTCGTCGATCGCCATCCACACCGCCTACGAACCGGCGACCAGCGGACCGCACGCCTGGGGGCTGCCGCTGTATCAGCTGGTGATGAACTCTGTGAGCGCCTCCGCACCGTCGCTGTAG
- a CDS encoding serine/threonine-protein kinase codes for MGTVKGGSRLGARFGPYELQSVLGVGGMGEVYRAYDTARDRMVAIKLLRAELATDPSFRDRFRRESRLAARLHAPHIIPVHDFGEIDGVLYIDMRLVEGPSLKDVLRGQGALAPHRAASIIAQVATALDAAHAAGLVHRDVKPENILLTTEDFAYLVDFGIAHGGGEPSVTSTGLVVGSSAYLAPERFSGDRGAPAADVYSLACVLYESLTGLEPYAADDVRQMWAAHMFSAPPRPSIMRRGVSRAFDDVIARGMAKDPNRRYSTAGELARAAVQAVDDPRPVPASAGPPAVPNLAGPPAGTQQYSAVYPTPHPSVVTPLPPRARPRISTRWMVALATIGLFAIAAALASALVLGGGDTPSSRSPLAAPAQSPEPSEPSRAGPSTAAVDGVSGTDSQGFVGHSARCDSSSSPVALIRTAQSLAIICQTTSGDFYYRGERLRDGANLEIRNAQRSGPGFIAVNPADGASYAVMPDLLTISSNGRVDSSERALEYGAAQ; via the coding sequence GTGGGCACCGTGAAGGGCGGCTCTCGGCTGGGTGCCCGGTTCGGGCCCTACGAGCTGCAATCCGTGCTCGGCGTGGGCGGCATGGGCGAGGTGTATCGCGCCTACGACACCGCCCGCGACCGGATGGTGGCGATCAAGCTGTTGCGCGCCGAGCTGGCGACCGATCCCAGTTTTCGGGATCGGTTCCGCCGGGAATCCCGGTTGGCCGCGCGGTTGCACGCGCCGCACATCATCCCCGTGCACGACTTCGGCGAGATCGACGGTGTGCTGTACATCGACATGCGTCTGGTGGAGGGGCCCAGCCTCAAGGACGTCTTGCGGGGCCAGGGTGCGCTCGCGCCGCACCGTGCCGCGTCGATCATCGCGCAGGTGGCCACGGCGCTGGACGCCGCACATGCCGCAGGCCTGGTGCACCGTGACGTCAAACCCGAGAACATCCTGTTGACCACCGAGGATTTCGCGTACCTCGTCGACTTCGGCATCGCGCACGGCGGGGGAGAACCGTCGGTGACCTCGACAGGGCTTGTCGTCGGTTCCAGCGCCTACCTGGCACCCGAGCGTTTCAGCGGTGACCGCGGTGCGCCGGCGGCCGATGTCTACTCGCTCGCATGTGTGCTCTACGAGAGCCTGACGGGTCTGGAACCGTACGCCGCCGACGATGTCCGGCAGATGTGGGCGGCACACATGTTCTCCGCACCGCCGCGGCCGAGCATCATGCGCCGTGGGGTCAGCCGGGCCTTCGATGACGTGATCGCCCGCGGAATGGCCAAGGACCCGAACCGGCGGTATTCGACAGCGGGCGAATTGGCCCGAGCGGCCGTGCAGGCCGTCGACGACCCCCGGCCGGTGCCCGCGTCGGCCGGCCCGCCGGCGGTGCCCAACCTCGCCGGCCCGCCGGCGGGAACTCAGCAATACTCCGCGGTGTACCCGACACCGCATCCCTCAGTGGTGACACCGCTGCCGCCGCGCGCCCGGCCCCGCATATCCACACGGTGGATGGTGGCGCTGGCAACCATCGGATTGTTCGCCATCGCAGCGGCTTTGGCATCGGCACTGGTACTCGGCGGGGGCGACACGCCGTCATCGAGATCGCCACTGGCCGCTCCGGCACAGTCACCGGAACCTTCGGAGCCGTCGCGGGCAGGCCCGTCGACAGCCGCCGTCGACGGGGTATCCGGAACGGATTCCCAAGGATTCGTCGGGCATTCGGCCCGCTGCGACAGCTCCAGCTCGCCGGTCGCGCTGATCCGGACCGCTCAGTCGCTGGCGATCATCTGCCAGACCACATCCGGCGACTTCTATTACCGCGGTGAGCGATTGCGGGACGGCGCCAACCTCGAAATACGAAATGCGCAGCGGTCCGGCCCCGGATTCATCGCCGTCAATCCCGCCGATGGCGCCAGCTACGCGGTCATGCCCGACCTGCTGACCATCTCCAGCAACGGTCGGGTGGACTCCTCGGAACGCGCGCTGGAGTACGGTGCGGCGCAATGA
- a CDS encoding DUF7373 family lipoprotein: MAMLTGCASSQAPAPGGPAVATPQTSLPPIISAAQLDAGRYPTVPRPALGRAGDPKTGAVVDAQRLADHVVGPWEANRELISPYLSTFYLLDTPTQLSQFSPDSVAQRAQGHGFVNGFASAREAPDKAIMINAVMRFPDPAAAQAAAADMNSATAEQSVRGATPVPAAVPGHPETLAFTYPFTPTGSDRPWAVIRSFTAHGPFVFMQLTQSADGLDAAVSMVQKVVELQGPRVDKFAPAAPDALADVELDPTGLLAKTLPVESNPSSTKNAVYDERGAMHFQTNPLESKTLFSDTGVTTVAMAAASVYQARNPGSALMIVNAFSKEILNQGAAVDPVPQLPESHCATRGKSFYCVALAGEYAVEVNGDALPDVHQRTAAQYILLTAG, encoded by the coding sequence ATGGCGATGCTGACCGGATGCGCGTCTTCGCAGGCGCCGGCACCGGGCGGTCCGGCGGTGGCGACGCCGCAGACCTCGCTGCCCCCGATCATCAGTGCGGCGCAGCTGGACGCAGGTAGGTATCCGACAGTGCCGCGTCCGGCGCTGGGCCGGGCCGGTGACCCGAAGACGGGGGCGGTGGTCGATGCCCAGCGGCTGGCCGACCATGTCGTCGGCCCGTGGGAGGCCAACCGCGAGCTGATCTCTCCATACCTGAGCACCTTCTACCTGCTGGACACTCCCACCCAACTGTCCCAGTTCTCACCCGACAGTGTGGCGCAGCGGGCGCAGGGCCACGGTTTCGTCAACGGTTTCGCCTCCGCACGTGAGGCTCCCGACAAAGCCATCATGATCAACGCGGTCATGCGATTCCCGGACCCGGCCGCCGCACAGGCAGCCGCCGCCGACATGAACAGCGCGACCGCCGAGCAGTCGGTGCGCGGTGCCACGCCGGTCCCGGCGGCCGTTCCCGGCCATCCCGAGACCCTGGCATTCACCTACCCGTTCACCCCGACCGGATCGGATCGGCCGTGGGCGGTCATCCGATCCTTCACCGCGCACGGTCCCTTCGTGTTCATGCAACTCACGCAGTCCGCCGATGGGCTGGACGCGGCGGTGTCGATGGTGCAGAAGGTGGTCGAACTGCAGGGACCGCGGGTCGACAAGTTCGCTCCCGCCGCCCCCGATGCGCTCGCCGACGTCGAGCTGGACCCCACCGGTCTGCTTGCCAAAACGCTTCCGGTGGAGTCCAATCCGAGTTCTACGAAGAATGCCGTGTACGACGAACGCGGCGCCATGCACTTCCAGACCAACCCGCTGGAATCGAAAACCCTGTTCTCCGACACCGGCGTCACCACGGTCGCGATGGCCGCGGCGAGTGTGTATCAGGCCCGCAATCCAGGGTCGGCGTTGATGATCGTCAATGCGTTCAGCAAGGAGATCCTGAACCAGGGCGCGGCCGTCGATCCGGTGCCGCAGCTGCCGGAGAGTCACTGCGCCACCCGCGGGAAGTCGTTCTACTGTGTCGCGCTGGCCGGTGAGTACGCGGTCGAGGTGAACGGGGACGCGCTGCCCGATGTGCACCAGCGCACGGCCGCCCAGTACATCCTGCTGACGGCTGGTTGA
- a CDS encoding SDR family oxidoreductase encodes MTTENITVIGATGQIGAPLVEMLTAAGHRVRPASRRSGVDAALGTGLVEALSEADVVIDVLNSPTMDDDAALAFFTAAAANISGAAKKAGVGHYVLLSIVGVDGLRGGGYLSGKVVQENTIAQSGVPYTIVRATQFHEFTEMIAGSLIADGVVRAPDALIQPIAAAEVSAVLARVAGEAPIDGVHNLGGPDIFSFAELAALVLPGADQLRIVTDPEATYFGTPVTPTSLVTGPGAELATTRLVDWLGAR; translated from the coding sequence ATGACCACCGAGAACATCACCGTCATAGGCGCCACCGGCCAGATCGGCGCACCGCTGGTCGAGATGCTGACCGCTGCTGGGCACCGGGTGCGGCCCGCGTCCCGGCGATCCGGGGTCGACGCCGCCCTCGGCACAGGTCTGGTGGAGGCGCTATCGGAGGCGGACGTCGTGATCGACGTGCTGAACTCGCCGACCATGGACGATGATGCCGCGCTGGCGTTCTTCACCGCCGCCGCTGCGAACATCAGCGGTGCCGCGAAGAAAGCCGGTGTGGGCCATTACGTCCTACTGTCGATCGTCGGTGTCGACGGCCTGCGCGGCGGCGGTTATCTGAGCGGAAAAGTCGTACAGGAGAACACCATCGCGCAATCGGGCGTGCCCTACACCATCGTGCGGGCCACCCAGTTCCACGAGTTCACCGAGATGATCGCCGGCTCGCTCATCGCCGATGGTGTGGTCCGCGCACCGGATGCGCTGATCCAGCCGATCGCCGCGGCCGAGGTGAGTGCCGTTCTGGCGCGGGTGGCCGGCGAGGCTCCGATCGACGGCGTGCACAATCTGGGCGGACCCGACATCTTCTCCTTCGCCGAACTCGCCGCGCTGGTCCTTCCGGGTGCCGACCAGTTGCGCATCGTCACCGACCCGGAGGCCACCTACTTCGGCACCCCGGTGACCCCGACGAGCCTGGTGACCGGTCCCGGCGCTGAGCTGGCAACGACCCGGCTGGTTGATTGGCTCGGTGCCCGATGA